Within the Tachysurus fulvidraco isolate hzauxx_2018 chromosome 3, HZAU_PFXX_2.0, whole genome shotgun sequence genome, the region ataaatatgaactaagatatatatatatatatatatatatgtgtgaacTAAGTATAAAGAAAATTCACATTTGCCAAATGTCCAAATGCCCATTTTGCCAAAAAAGAGACTTTTGGGACACACTATCATCCCAGGACATGTACACCACAGAATATTTCAGAACATAACAGAAAAAGCCAACACTCACTCTCAAAGTGTTGCAGTGTGACCTGGAAGCAGCAGGAACACATGGCAAACCCAGAGAACAATAAGCAATGAATCGCACTACAATAATCTCTATTCCCAGAACTAAAAAAGAAGCACAAAGATTCGTGCTTAGAAACATTTAGACAGATCTTTTGGTACTAAATATTCAGATGAAACAAAAATAGTCTGTAAAACACTTTGGCAATAAAAATAAGTTTGTCATGTTTGAAGAAAGAAAGGTTATATAGATATATGATCCCAAGAAGTCCATACCTACAGAGAAAAATTTGGGTGGGAGAATCGTGATAGGGTTCTCTGCAAACAGCCCTGGGCCATTACACTTcaatgaagaaaacacaaatgGAGCAATGTACTGGGATGGAGGAAAATTTAATCTCATCAGCCAAGTAGCAGAATCTAGGAGAAGATGACCGTTTCATCAAAACAGTGACTCCAAACGTACAGCCAAAATAACTCCTAGAGGTCTTGCATGACCTAATCTTGAATCCTGAATCATCTGTCTTGAATCCTATTTAAACTGGAAGTCTGTCAGAGAGACTCCTCATAACCTACAGTAGGGGAATTGAAGTCCaccagctaaaaaaaaatgggttAAAATTGAACCACAATACTGCAAAATGTCTTTGCAACAAAATCCAAGGTTGATAAATTgtcaatatatttttaatgcttATGAATTTTTACAACTACAATGTCAAAAGCTATTATGTGTGTAAATTTGAAGTGGATATATGCATTGGAACGATAgccacaaataaaataatatgtatcTGCATTCTTATTTCACCTCAATGTATAAATCAATCCAGTGGGAGATGGTGTGTATACTAGTTTGCTGGTGTTGTTGTGTATAGCACTGAAGATTATACATTGATGATAGGTGGCGTTCGAATCCTGATAATGTGTATGCAAGATACAGTTGCAGAGGTTATGATTGAATGTAAAAGTGTCAAGTCACACTCTGCTCTTTTTTATGTATCTTTCCTGCAGTGTATCGTATTGCACTGCCACTTGTCATGTGCTGTCTAGGTTAATTTTACTTTTAAGCCCTTAgttatgtgttttatgttgttctGTGTTCCTATGTAGAATGGTAACAGCTGCTTTGCATCAAATTCCTAAGGTTGGTAAATTGTCACTGAAtactttttaaaacatatttttttatttttatgaatacatcgTTTTTCATATTTACAACTACAATGTCAAAAGCTATTATGTCTGTCAGTTTGAAGTGGATATATGAAATGGAACCCAAATACTGGAGAGATGTTTGGGTGTGTTACTCACTCaaatattctgtgtttttggTCTTCTGTGTGTAGGAATATTCAGTAATAAAATCAAAGGACATCTTTTGCTGAGTAAAAATCCAAATTTAGACCAATTTTCTTAACTCAcaattttatatgaataatcCGCATAAGAATATGACTAAATTCAGcgaatatataattaatataattacagTGGAGCTGTCACTGGCAGAAATCGCATGTAAAGATATATAAGTATTTGAGACTAGTATACATAACCACATATCTCCATATCTCCAGCAGGGCTGTAATGGGAAAAGTGTCAACTTTGATACAGTGAAGGACAGAAAAAAGGGAAGAAttagaattcaattcaatttcaaacACCTACCTGATTGTATGAATGGATTGTCAGTAGAAAATTTATACTATGATTGTTTCCTTGTCTCTGCTCTGCTGTCTAATTTTAAATTTGTGTTGACTGCAGTGAGgtgctttattatattaacatgcAAAGCTAAACTGAACGAGGCCTGGTACCAAAAACTGCACAGATAGTTCACAAGTATTGATgacactgtcactatacattTGTCAGACCAAACTACAGATTACCcaatcaaatatttaataaaatgtataaggCAATGGTTTTAATACTTGTGTATTGTACTTGGTGACAGTCTAATTGGTATGTTTGCCATTCTGATTAAAAGTTGATAATATGTTTGATTTAGATGATATGTATGCTaagtgtatatggtgtgtatagtgtttgctggaatgttggtgtttataGAACTGTTGATTATATATTGATGACAGGTGTTGTATGAATCCTTATAGTGTGTATGGGAGACGCAGATACAGATGGTATGTTTGAATGTAGAAGTGTCAAGCTCTTTTTTATGTATCTGTCCTGCAGTGTTTTGTATTACACCGTCTCTTGTATTGTGCTGTCTAGGTTAAATTTACTTTTCAGCCCttagttttgtgttgttttatgtagcccTGTGTCTCAATGTAGCACCAGTGTCCTGGAggattattcttttatttcactatgtactgcatcatgGTCGAAAGGAtaataaaagcctcttgacttgacttgcttGGGTTTTAAAAAGGTCTAGTGCTGCACTTGAAGAAATTGGTTCCAATTTATcaatctatatctatctataatttAGTCATTTTTCACTCTTGCTAGGACATAGATGCATTTTAATTAAGAAagaatgtgagagtgtttatattctaggaaaaaagagagagggaggacagaaagaaagaaagaaagaaagaaagaaagaaagaaagaaagaaagaaagaaagaaagaaagaaagaaagaaagaaaaagaaagaaagaaagaaagaaagaaagaaagaaagaaagaaagaaagaaagaaagaaagaaagaaagaatagttGGGAGGATCTCTATCCTGGGTGCATGCTGTTAGGATTCAGGTCATGTCCCGACTCTGTGTGCAGGGTAAAGCCAATAAGAAAGAAGTATCATGGGATTCtacaataaaaatgttgcacattgtgaagagagagagagagagagagagagagagagagagagagagagagagagagagagagagagagagagagagagagagagagagtgagagatggagaaatGGCAGAGGATACACACTGGTATTAAGTATTCACTGCCAGCATACAATAGTTCCAGCTATAGCTTGTTCAGAAGATTTCCATTTCCACATCATTTGAATCATCTGTGCTGGCATTGTGCAGTCACATTCCTATTAAACAACTTGCTCTGTGAACCCTCGTGAGATTGGGACTTACAGGAACCCTGATCTGGCAAATATTGAATTTATATTAGAAAGGCAGAAATATTCTCAGAACTCATATGTCTCTTAAAAGGATGCTGTCATTGAAAATGAACATTCATAAGTGACTAGTAATCAGACAGAGGACAGACATGTGCATGCTCCCTGGATTAATAGTCAGCTATTAGGTTAGTTAGTAAGGTAGagatatgtactgtacatagagCATAATCTGCATTTACAATTTCACTGAGCctatgtattgtttatttttgttacagtTATCATACAAAGTTACATATGTTAAATAGGTGTCTTTACTGATAGGAGTAATAAGATGAATCCGACACTTGCAATTTTGCGCATTTACAGTTACCTCATTTTTCCTCGTTCAATTTtccacaaataaaatcaaaaccaaataaaagcaacaacaaaaaaaaacacttcaattTTTTGGCAAAAcaattttttgttcattataaAAATGCAGTGTTGTAGAAGGCACATATCTGTTTTTGGTGCTATTGTACATACAATGCTACGTTCTACTCCGTTGATGGATCAGTTTATATATGTAGAAGTAGTATTTTGCAATTCATAGCTCATTTCCATGCAGATTGATTCTATATTGTAAACTCTAAATAGCCTTGACAGATAAACTTGATATTTTTGGTAACCAGTAGTTCATATGTCTAATTAATAAGCTAGTAACAATTCATAGACGAACAACCTATCTGACCTATCAGGCACCAGTTTGTCAGACTGGATAGCAGTCTGTCTGAACTGGTTGTTAGTAGCACAGGAGCACTGCAAAAATCTGTTCTGTCTCCATTCCTGTTAACACCTGTATACACCTCAGACTTTTGATACAACATGCCACTTGCAGAAGTTCTATGATGACTCTGCAGTGGATGCTCAGAAGGTGGAATACAGGATGGTAGTGGACAACAACAAAATGCTACTCAACATGTTCAAGACCAGTATGTTGATGGTTTTGTACAGGAGGATGAAGACTGTGAGCCGGGCCCTACCTCCTGAGGAAATATTAAACCTTCAATGTATGTACTAAATTGCTGGAGACTTTTAACCAGTCTGTGGTTGCAACCAAAGTATTCTATTCTGTAATCATTTGGGGGAGCAGCATTGGAGCTGGAGATGCAGAGAGGTTGAATAAGCTAATAAGGAAAGGTGGCTCCGTTCTAGGCTGCAAACTGGATCTCCTGGTGGTtttggtggtggttgtggttgtTGTAGGATGGAGGATGAACAAACCTGTAGACTACAACAGCTTCACTAGAGAAAGGTATCGCAAGTCATTCTTGCTTAATGCCATCAGACTATATAGAGACTAGTCAACACTGAGGATGGGAAACAATGTTGTAACTGGAGGCAATGGGCATGAATTTTGAATTAATATGCCAAATAATACTTTACATTATCACAAAATTCTTACACAGTGTCACTGCACATTTTTACCCATGAACTGGTCACTTTATTTCTGGTTTAATGATGACCAATCTATATAGAGATGTCAGTTTTAGTCTGTATATTACTTGAATGCTAACATGATTTgtttatctactgtatattatatgtatatttattctttctttcattatgACATTGTATTTCATCAATAAGCAGTAAGTTCTCTGTGGTGACACTGGACTGCTATGGTTTAACTCCTTCAATTCATCTTCCTTTTTGTAATAATACCAGACAATTATATTTTACTTTCATACAAACACTTTATTCAGACTATTGAACATGTTTCACCCtggttaaaataaattacacctATTTTAGCCTTGCTCACCTTGGCTTAATTATCCTATTAATCTCACAGGGAAATCTATGTCAGATCATCACCATTACGTGACTATAAGTGAGCTACAGAGGCAAGGAACCTGCCGTTCTAACATAAAATGACCCAGAAAGACACAATCTTATGTCAACAAGGATCTGTCATACAAATTATGTTAACTTGACATCAAAATTGATTGAACCTTATGTTTTCTGCCCAAAGTAAGGTTAATGGGCCTATTTATTGTAATATGTTTGCTTCAAATTGACAACAAGTCTGACTAAGATGAagactaaagatgaatgaataaatattaagtcTGTTGTATCTTTTACTAAGATAAAAACAGATCATTTAATACCTTTCTATTTAGTTTTCGATGACAAGTAAAAGATTGGACTACTTCatttcaatataaatataacttgTTTTCAAAAGCAACACAAGCAGTTGGTGtcaaaaatataatttctctGACTCTGATAACCTAACATTCATTcttgccactttatacactatatcacTTTTTGAGATCCCAATATGAACAGTTTTGCTCTGAGCAACAAATCTATTTGGCATCATTGCACTAGAAAATTGTAGTGCAAATGTCAAAAGGTTCAACTTCCTACTTATTCCCCAAAGATCGTTTGGATCTCAGATATGCAGTATATAGAGTGAAAATGATTTGCATTTCATGGTAAACATCTAGATCAATGCTAACATTCTCACACTAACCGAAGATTTTATCCATGGGCCGAATACATTATCGAAGCTGGTATTAAATCTTGCTTTCTTTAGTTTGGCAGCAACTAGTGACAAGCTTAAAGGAAGATCTTTATGAAAACTGCACAGACAAAATGACAACATTTAGCTCAGCAGCAAGCCCTGGAGCAGACAGACATTATAGCATCAAAATGCTTCATAATTTTCTTCTTTCCCAAGTAAAAAAGGGACTAAAGTATAATTTAAAGGCAATCTTTGTTcaaaagttattatttataacaaaacatataataaaaaataaatataataacaaatcAGTATCATTTAtcatatcataaaaataatgcaTGACTTCAATAAAACATTTGAGGGCACTGACTTTAGACTTATAAACATTttctccacccacacacagaaaGCAAGCAGTCTGTACACACAtatccactcacacacattgcATCTAGTTTCCCAAGTGTTCAGGATTTGCCTCACAAATAGAGTCACAGAGGATTTTTAGCACAAAAGCAGAGACTGTAATGAAGGATTAGTAGAGAGGACTGAAATTGAACCTAGGCATGCATAAATCATGTGCATACATTTCCAGAGCAAAAGCAAGTTGTGAAGATCAATTCACTGAGCTGCTGTAACAGAGGCAGAAGAAAAGTTATGGGTGAAAACCACTAGTCATTCAGAGCTGAATGTATCACTGCGACTGCTGAGGAGCCATGACTGCACTTGTCCTCTAACCGTGCCTTAGAGAAATTAGAGGACAGAAGAGAAGAGCCAATGCAtgggaaagaaaggaaagaaacacaCTGCAATTAACAGAGCAGCATTCAGAGAGAAAATAAGCACAAACAAGCACGACTCACACCTCTCTCATCTGTTTTTTCAGAAGACTGCTAATTGCATTGTCAAGCTCTTTAGGTTCTCGATAAGACAAAAGCACAGGTCTGGTGTTTCACAGCATAAAAGCCTATaaacctacatacatacactacaTAACACAGACAGTACAGGAGGAGAGTGTCATGTAATCTTCTAGAGAACAGATATGTGCCgtattatttaattacaaaagaaaaaatgcatGTGTCATCTTGTAAAGTGGAttgagtgttttatttattcctttttagtTATGGTTTCAATGTAGCAATAGTGCCCCCTATACCATATTTATGGAATTACATATAGAGAAACATAGCAAAATCTGAACATCAGGTGGATTAAGCTTTATTTTCAgtattgaggttttttttttaactggaatCTTTTCCAAACATATTAAATGCTTAACtggcatttctttttttgctaCTACAACAAATCAGGTACAACTGTAATAATGTTTAACTGAAAGCAGGTGGTGAAGCAGAGATACCATTGCTgggatattgtgtgtgtatgtgatgtgcATGTTGTCCTTGTGAGTGTTTAGGTTCTCCTGTTCCCTCCCACTGTCTATAAACAACTCAGTAGGTGGACTGGATAAAATAAATTACCCATTgctgtgaatgagtgtgtgaaagtgtgtatgCCTCCATGCCCTATGATGGACTGGTGTTCCATTCAGGGTGTGTTCCACCTTTAATGCCAATGTCCCTTAGAAAGACTATGGAGTCACCATAACTCGGGTTAAAACAAttacgaaagaaaaaaaatgcactaaTCTATTCTAAgcaattgttttcattttattaaaaaaataataataatttaaaaaaatgtctttgaatATCCATTTCTTTGAGTGACTTAAACCAGAGTATTAGTGTTAGTACAGAATTgcccaatttaaaaaaaaaaaaagaaaaaggttcaAACAAATGCTTTCAATACTAGTTATTATGCCAATCTGTACAATCATCATTCCTCTTCTGTTTATTAAGATAAGAATTTGATTACAAGAAGTGTGAAATATCAACTTTCCATATCTTTATATAATGAGGTCTGGTGGTGTAATGCTTTTATCTACCTGCCACAAACACACCTTAGCTCTCCTGTGTTGGCCTGTTTTAGCCCACCATGTCTATTGTCCTGACAGAGGAGTGTGTGAAGTGCTTCAAGTGCCAGGAACAGGTgttgagcagagagagagggaggccaGTGTGCTTTAGCCTGGGCCAGTCGCAACCTCCCAGTGCACTGAATTGAGGAACTGCAGGTAGGCAACacctacacactatactcattTGGTTGTATGATTTAGTAATATAGTACATTTTACTACCATCTTAGCACTCATAAATGTGTTCTGAGTTTTGGGAAGCGTGTGTAAAAATTAAAAGGCAAATCCACGTCTCTGATATATTTGATCCTTCTATCTCCGTGGAGGCAGAGGTCAGGAGGTTCTAAACCCTCTGAAGATGTATGGCCTGTATCTGGAAGCAGTAAATGACTACATTAATGAGTCCTATGGGGAGGATGTTTGGAGGCTTATTGAGGCTCGGGCAGAGATTCCTCACCTCAAGTTTGTACGCCACCAAATGTACAAGTAAGTCTCCTATTTCTCAGTCAGTTTCAAAAGATTAGTAATAACAAGCATTCTTAAATGTTTCCATTACATATAAGTGAGGGAAACGTTGTCATACAGTAGCTACAAGGCAAAATGATagataaattacatttactgtatgttaattcagctttcacaaatgtttaaaaataaacaaaaatgattgattattttatagtaaagcattaattgtaTGGGAGGAAAACATGAGATCAACTATTCAATTTCAACTTAActgcctcctttttttttttttttttactttgatcaTCTCAGTTTTAAAATTTGGTCCTTAATACTTAATGACTGATTATGTGGTGCAGGCTGTCAGGTCTCTTTTTTATTGATATGTCAGGTCTCTTTTTTATTGATATGTTTTGGAGATTTGTCTTATAGAAACATGCAACATACATGATAATGTTGGATTTGTACCTTTTGTAGATGTACTATGTAAAATAAAGGAGCACAGTCATTTCCACAGGAAAATGATCAGCTGTTGCATCATGCatatgtgtacatgtatgtttgTTAATGATACAGGTTGCTTTAACTGTGTGCGAGACTTCTAGAATATTCTACAACTCAATAAATACTCATCATACATTCAATGGTTAGTTCTACATTTTTAAAGGGAAATACTTGATGTCTTGTTCTAGTGACAATCTGATCCTTCGTCTGGCTAAAGCAGCTGGAGAGGTTTTGGGAAAGACCCACGATGAGCTGATGTATGCCTTCGGAGTCTATATGGTCAAACGAATAGGAAACTATGGCTATGAAAGGATTCTCAAGGTGACTGCAAATCAATAGACAAGCCTACAAATTGAAAGCACTACTAGTGTTACTTCATATTTGTTCACTTTCACTCATGCAAAAATACTTGAAtactataattaaatattagacCAGTCATCTTTGCATATTTCTGTGTGGTTCAGGTGTTGGGTCGTAATGTGCGAGACTTCATCAATGAGCTGGATAACTTGCACGAGTACTTCCGCTTCTCATTTCCCAAAGTGCAACCGCCCAGCTTTTGTGTGGAAGAAGAGTGTGAGACGAGCCTGACACTACATTATCGCTCTACCAGAAAGGGTTTTACTCAGTTTGTCAAAGGTAATCATACACCCAAGCACAGACTGGGTTTGACAATGCATTATCTctgtatattaaatatgtttgtgaAATCATGTGAAAATGAGTAAAGTGGAGATTGATAACCATTCTGCCAGTGTATCAACCAATTATTGACCTTAAAAATTCAAATAGCCTCAGCACTTCCTTTTTACATCTGGAACATGTTAGAGCTTGTCACACTTAATTCCCAAACATGCTTCTgagcacagtgaaataaatacatttttatttttccgtTCACATTTAGTGACTGACTAGCAAAatatataagattttttttttgtactacaTTGTTTGTGCTATTAGACTGAATTTCTGCCATGCATATCTGTAGGGCAACTGTCTCAAGTGGGCCGTCAATTTTACAACACAGACATTGAGGTGGAGATTTTGTCTAAAGAGGAAACAGAGAAAATGACATATGTGGTAAGAATtaacaagaaagaaacaatCAACACTTGATCTTatgaaataaacagacaaaattcaTGCAATAGCTGAAATTTCTCAGTTGTTGGTAAATTAATTTGTCTCTATTTTCATTCCCAATAATTTTATAGGTGTACAAGATGAACTTTGACAATGCTGCATTTAAGCACCGCATGCCCCAGCAGAAAACAGCACCTGGTTATGAAAAGCTCCCTATGAAAAGGGGCATCTTTTTTGACATGTTCCCCTTTAGTGTAATCTTCCGTAGAGACATGACTATGTACCGCATCGGAGATGGTCTGAAGGAAGTGTTCTCGGATCTGCAGGGCAAAAAGGTCAACGAGGAGTTCACTCTGGTGCGACCCATGTTGGAGTTTAGCTGGGACAATGTAAGTAGGGCAGgcagttatgtgtgtgttttcattgaGTCTGCACTTTCTGTTCAATAATGCCAAAGAGACATTTAGTGATTTATGAAGCCTCAGCTACTTAGTGTATAAACAGATTTGAGAATCTCAGCAATGAAAGATAACGTCAGTGATCTACTGAAAATGGTCAAAATATGATATGTGAAAAAGCACTTAGCTTTTCAGACACCACTAAGACAGTTTCAATTATTAATTCAGAGATGGTGCATAGGAATTGGAGGAGGAATTGAATTTACATCTCATTTCCCATATTTCTGTGCCAAGAATCACTAACATCAAAAAGGATAAAGGTAGAAGGTTGTTATATTTCAATTAACAGAGAACAACATTGTTTATAAGATAACAAGAGAACTCCCTGAAGTGTATAGACATGTGTAGATTACAGGAGCTGTCGAAACGTGGAGACAAACTGAGGCTACGCAGAGTTCTTTGTGGCTACTAACCAGGACACcattctgtatctgtatctgtattttctgtactatgtattttctttttagatCTACACTCACCTCAACAATGTGTTTGAGCTGCTGTCAAAAGCAGTTGTAGAGAGCAAGCAGAAGGTCAACATCCCTAAACTCAGCAAAGAAGAGCctgaggagaaggaggagagtgAGAAGCCAAAGAAGGAAGAACGAGGTATGTGTTTGCTCCCACTTTGCTATAATCTGACTGGAGCATGATGAATATTTCAGAAAGAATGCCAACATTTTCACACTGTATTTCATCTTGCTTGTCTTGAGTTATCTGTGGTAGGATTTAAAAACTGTCAGCTACAAAAAAAGTCCAATAAAAAACTTCAAAgaacatattttatttgaaaatctgactcatattttacaatatttaaaagcTGTGTGAGACTAACAATCAAATGTGACTCAAGTAACGTGGTCTTGTGTACTTTGTGTTGTATCCTACCAttgaataatattattaatattagtgtAAAATGAATTTATCACAATTACGAATCATACATTTAAACTGGACATCAGCTAATCAGAATTACAGTCAGATAATAAATCAGTCAGATAATAAATGTGCCAATGTGCTCTGTCAGACGTCAAGGCAATGGATGATATGAAAGGAGCCGATCAGGAGTACAGCAGTGCTTTGACCCAGTACAACAGCTCAGCAAACTCTGGAGGAGAAGACATTGAACTTCTTGCTTTCCAGACCGTCACTGGTTAGATGTGATATCTACAGACTCACCCACAACCACACTAATCTGTACAGAACCATGCTAACCATGCTAAccagaaaaaaattatcattTCCCCATGATATTTGTAGATAAAATGCTAGCTGCCATATTCACAAATTACAACAATATATCAGTCACTTATGTCAGGTGAACATGCATGAAAACATGTTTACATTGACAGGCTATGAGCGATTTGACTGACTGAggatctcttttcttttctatttaggTAAGTGCAGTGAAACTATATTTGAGGACATGCGAGAACCACCTAAAAAGCCTCTTCATCTGAAAGGCCAGATGAAATACGTGCCTCAATGGGATTCACTCATCTTCCTTGGCACACCCATGTAAGCTTTAATTACATCTGCATTGCCTGCTGAATGGTAATATGGCATAGCTTGTTGCAAGCTGTGTTGCTTCCTGTTGAATCAATACGCGTGATGCAATATAAAGCAGTCAATAACAATTCTGATCACATTAGAACCCAGCACTAAAGTGTTAACATCGCTTAGTATTATCATTTCAGATGTCCAATTTAATTGTCTGGATTTGTTTGATCAAACATACCAGCTACTCAAATCTGAAAAACACCTCTAAATCAAACAGTGCTACAAATTATTTACTCCACATTAAAAGCTATCCAATTTCCTTTTTAGTATTGAGACAGTGGAGGACATGATTAAAATGGGCGTTTATGTCAATGACCTTAACCTGCATGATTCAAGCAGAGAGCTCATTCTGGCAGGAACTCAGCAATCAGCCGAGCTGCAGCTGGCTCTAGACCAGGTACACACACCATGCTCTCAAATGAGGCAGCACTTAGCATTTCCTAACAACAAACTGCAAAACATCATATTagcaagtgaaaatatcttgaaaaTGCAAATGTATCAAGTATTGACTCTATTATGAGAACAAACTGTTATGCCTATTTATTTGCCTagatatttgtaataaaatcacTTTATTGGCAGGTAATTTTGGACATTTAATAGAAACAAACACTTAGAGTTATCTGAGGTGAATGTTAAAGATGTAAAATGTAGGTAAAATGTCTAGGTTTATCTATCTGTTCTTACATTTGTCTGTAAATGTCTCTTACTATGGTGTAATTTTTGCTATATATGACACTGTTAGATACCT harbors:
- the LOC113644383 gene encoding soluble guanylate cyclase 88E-like — its product is MYGLYLEAVNDYINESYGEDVWRLIEARAEIPHLKFVRHQMYNDNLILRLAKAAGEVLGKTHDELMYAFGVYMVKRIGNYGYERILKVLGRNVRDFINELDNLHEYFRFSFPKVQPPSFCVEEECETSLTLHYRSTRKGFTQFVKGQLSQVGRQFYNTDIEVEILSKEETEKMTYVVYKMNFDNAAFKHRMPQQKTAPGYEKLPMKRGIFFDMFPFSVIFRRDMTMYRIGDGLKEVFSDLQGKKVNEEFTLVRPMLEFSWDNIYTHLNNVFELLSKAVVESKQKVNIPKLSKEEPEEKEESEKPKKEERDVKAMDDMKGADQEYSSALTQYNSSANSGGEDIELLAFQTVTGKCSETIFEDMREPPKKPLHLKGQMKYVPQWDSLIFLGTPIIETVEDMIKMGVYVNDLNLHDSSRELILAGTQQSAELQLALDQEQQKYAQLQEIIKKLDEEKKRGDSLLYAMIPKAVADRLRKGITALETCQVFPDVTILFSDVVKFNEICIHITPMQVVDMLNEIYIVFDTLSEKHNVYKVETIRDAYMVVAGVPNKTTFHAHHICDMALDMLSSIDHLKDPSTGDNIQIRVGIHSGMVVAGVVGLKMPRYCLFGDTVNTASRMESNGVGMQIHISQTTKDHLEHEPYIIEERGKIFVKGKGYMKTYWLKGKKDLSFKTPAELRYSSEQKDSEDRSSNGSTCTNTKHSNSNLNIPNEEQAEGKPTPTDLPTDTIPPLEGTTDSTVATNESQDKEKVKKTKNNKGATKAENASANSQESSPPAGSQKNEGPVLNSKKHSFRNQYARLPANLPMRSAACTLL